Proteins co-encoded in one Musa acuminata AAA Group cultivar baxijiao unplaced genomic scaffold, Cavendish_Baxijiao_AAA HiC_scaffold_1077, whole genome shotgun sequence genomic window:
- the LOC135666163 gene encoding uncharacterized protein LOC135666163, which produces MSAAAITCSRGAAALGFRCWSLMRLPAAQVGCPRSNLSLLQRFSSQLVKSNGSRACLIDTLALVRRLEKEGVPSKQAEAITSTITEVLNESLESVAQSFVSKPEMQKSEMIQDSNIWKFKLEMKGSQVHM; this is translated from the exons ATGTCTGCGGCGGCTATCACCTGCAGTAGAGGCGCCGCCGCGTTAGGGTTTCGTTGCTGGTCGCTGATGCGGCTGCCGGCGGCGCAAGTCGGGTGCCCTCGGTCCAATTTGTCGCTGCTGCAGCGCTTCTCTTCGCAACTCGTCAAGAGCAACGGGAGTAGGGCTTGCCTTATCGACACGCTCGCTCTG GTCAGGAGGTTGGAGAAGGAAGGGGTCCCGTCGAAGCAAGCAGAGGCCATCACATCGACCATCACGGAGGTTTTGAATGAGAGCTTGGAGAGCGTCGCCCAGTCCTTTGTGTCCAAGCCCGAGATGCAGAAG AGTGAGATGATTCAAGATTCTAATATCTGGAAATTCAAGTTGGAAATGAAGGGCTCGCAG GTGCATATGTGA